The proteins below come from a single Chryseobacterium nepalense genomic window:
- a CDS encoding TetR/AcrR family transcriptional regulator, producing the protein MISKEENILFAAEKLFAEKGFEGTSIREIAKAANVNISMISYYFGSKEKLYEKLVEYRMNEGQFFSKDILERTDINDWEKIEKIVDQFAGKVRHQKCFYRIMQREQLHTQNPHIVDFLKQTKMGFISMYSKILESGLKKGIFTKNPPIYLLHSTVSGTLFYASNAKEMYKEFLNNTDEEEIFDDTYYTELNTHIKYLLKDLLGYEENK; encoded by the coding sequence ATGATTTCAAAAGAAGAAAATATACTGTTTGCTGCCGAGAAGCTTTTCGCTGAAAAAGGATTCGAGGGAACTTCCATCCGGGAGATTGCCAAAGCAGCCAATGTGAATATTTCGATGATCTCTTATTATTTCGGTTCAAAAGAAAAGCTGTACGAAAAACTTGTGGAATACAGGATGAATGAAGGACAGTTTTTTTCAAAAGATATTCTGGAAAGAACCGATATTAATGATTGGGAGAAAATAGAAAAGATTGTAGACCAGTTTGCAGGAAAAGTAAGACATCAGAAATGTTTCTATAGAATCATGCAGAGAGAGCAGTTGCATACGCAGAATCCTCATATTGTGGATTTCCTGAAACAGACAAAAATGGGATTTATTTCCATGTATTCAAAAATATTGGAAAGCGGGCTGAAGAAAGGAATTTTTACAAAGAATCCGCCAATTTATCTTCTCCATTCCACGGTGAGCGGGACTTTATTTTATGCATCCAATGCAAAGGAAATGTACAAAGAATTCCTGAATAATACGGATGAAGAAGAAATTTTTGACGATACATATTACACAGAGCTTAATACACATATAAAATACTTATTAAAAGACCTTCTAGGGTATGAAGAAAATAAATAA
- a CDS encoding TolC family protein → MKKINNSVVALALFIGIAQANAQEKRTLTLDEAVQLGIQNSKNLKIDAAKIEEATADLLEAKNRQLPELKVSGSYMYLPLKPNINIKLPGVSGDGGPEVHQVAYGSANLSVPIYSGGRIKYGIESAKYLVEASKLSTENDKVAIAYNVAQAYNNLFKANQSIKVLEENLSASQKRDETFLKMENNGLIARNDRLKANLQTSNIELQLLEAKNNYNIANINMDLLLGIPETTEIEVDENYIEEGEDIRTVDYYINTARENRKDLQALDKQRQAAALGTKAAKAENLPSIAFTGGYVAADIPKFLTIYNAVNVGVGISYNLSNLWKENSSLKQSRAREMQLTATNELLNDNIKLDVNREYQNTDYSKKRIAVFEKSAEQANENYRITKNKYDNGLATMTELLDADAAQIAANVGVINAKADAALAYRKLLQTTGTLTTK, encoded by the coding sequence ATGAAGAAAATAAATAACTCAGTTGTTGCACTGGCATTATTCATAGGAATTGCACAGGCAAATGCACAGGAGAAAAGAACACTCACTCTTGATGAAGCTGTGCAGTTGGGTATTCAGAACAGCAAAAATCTGAAGATTGATGCCGCTAAGATCGAAGAGGCCACGGCAGACCTTCTGGAAGCAAAAAACAGACAGTTACCGGAGCTGAAAGTTTCCGGAAGCTATATGTACCTTCCGCTAAAACCTAATATCAACATCAAACTTCCGGGAGTTTCCGGAGATGGCGGCCCTGAAGTACATCAGGTGGCTTACGGATCTGCCAACCTCAGCGTTCCTATCTACAGTGGCGGAAGAATAAAATATGGTATCGAATCTGCAAAATATCTGGTGGAAGCATCAAAATTAAGCACTGAAAATGATAAAGTAGCCATTGCCTACAATGTTGCACAGGCTTACAATAATCTTTTCAAGGCCAATCAGTCGATTAAAGTATTGGAAGAAAATCTTTCTGCTTCCCAAAAAAGGGATGAAACTTTCCTTAAAATGGAAAACAATGGCCTTATCGCAAGAAATGACAGGTTAAAAGCCAATCTTCAGACCTCAAACATAGAACTGCAGCTCCTTGAAGCCAAAAATAATTACAATATCGCCAATATCAACATGGATCTTTTGCTCGGTATTCCGGAAACAACGGAAATTGAAGTGGATGAAAACTATATTGAAGAAGGAGAGGACATAAGAACAGTAGATTATTATATCAACACGGCAAGAGAAAACCGTAAAGATCTTCAGGCGCTGGATAAGCAGAGACAGGCTGCAGCATTGGGAACGAAGGCGGCAAAAGCGGAAAACCTTCCTTCTATTGCTTTTACAGGCGGATATGTTGCTGCGGATATTCCTAAGTTTTTAACGATTTATAATGCAGTGAATGTCGGAGTCGGGATTTCCTATAATTTATCAAATCTCTGGAAAGAAAACTCTTCACTGAAACAGTCCAGAGCAAGAGAAATGCAGCTTACAGCCACCAATGAGTTATTGAATGATAACATCAAACTGGATGTCAACAGAGAATATCAGAACACAGATTATTCCAAAAAAAGAATCGCGGTATTTGAAAAATCTGCTGAACAGGCGAATGAAAACTACAGAATAACAAAAAATAAATACGACAACGGTCTTGCCACGATGACCGAACTTCTTGATGCTGATGCAGCCCAGATTGCAGCCAATGTAGGCGTTATCAATGCAAAGGCAGATGCGGCACTGGCTTACAGAAAACTATTACAAACTACAGGAACTTTAACAACAAAATAA
- a CDS encoding HlyD family secretion protein: MENNTTQVTETKKKKSLVFPIILAVVLIGGGIYGYRTYSYGQVHEETDDAQIASNMAPVISKISGYVADVKVKDNQFVKKGDTLVILDNRDQKMALEQAEAALATAKSNISNAQASTTATSKNIGSSQAAVTTANAQIEAAKVNVWKTTQDLKRYANLVKDHSITEQQYEQALAAKQTADKQLQVLIDQRNQIAQQTNIASSQTAASSQQISVAGSVAKQREVDVENARLNLSYTVIVAPENGYVGKVPIQAGQYLQAGSQLFALVKNDQKWVVANFKETQVDKMVEGQKVKIEIDAFPDREFEGVVSSFSPATGATFSILPPDNASGNFVKVVQRLPVKIDFVNLDKDVAKRLRTGMNVKAEVSLK; encoded by the coding sequence ATGGAAAATAATACTACACAAGTAACCGAAACTAAAAAGAAAAAAAGTTTAGTATTCCCTATTATCTTAGCAGTTGTTTTAATCGGCGGCGGAATCTATGGATACAGAACTTATTCATACGGACAGGTGCACGAAGAGACAGATGATGCACAGATTGCTTCCAACATGGCTCCCGTAATTTCAAAAATTTCTGGATATGTAGCGGATGTAAAAGTAAAGGATAACCAGTTCGTAAAAAAAGGGGATACTCTGGTTATTTTGGATAACAGAGATCAGAAAATGGCGCTTGAACAGGCAGAAGCAGCTTTGGCTACGGCAAAAAGTAATATTTCAAATGCGCAGGCATCCACTACAGCCACCTCTAAAAATATTGGCTCTTCTCAAGCAGCGGTTACTACAGCCAATGCACAGATTGAAGCTGCAAAAGTAAACGTCTGGAAAACTACCCAGGATCTAAAAAGATACGCGAATCTTGTAAAAGACCATTCTATTACAGAACAGCAATACGAGCAGGCTTTGGCAGCAAAACAAACTGCCGACAAACAGTTGCAGGTACTCATCGATCAGAGAAACCAGATTGCACAGCAAACCAATATCGCTTCTTCCCAGACAGCAGCAAGCTCCCAGCAGATCAGCGTGGCAGGTTCTGTTGCCAAACAAAGAGAAGTAGATGTGGAAAATGCCAGATTAAACCTCTCCTATACGGTAATTGTAGCTCCTGAAAACGGATATGTAGGTAAAGTTCCTATTCAGGCAGGGCAATATTTACAGGCCGGATCACAGTTGTTTGCTTTGGTTAAAAATGATCAGAAATGGGTAGTGGCTAACTTCAAAGAAACCCAGGTTGATAAAATGGTAGAAGGGCAGAAAGTGAAAATTGAAATTGATGCCTTCCCGGACAGGGAATTTGAAGGGGTAGTAAGCTCTTTCTCTCCAGCCACCGGTGCTACATTCTCTATCCTTCCTCCGGATAATGCAAGCGGTAACTTCGTAAAAGTAGTGCAGAGGCTTCCTGTAAAAATTGATTTTGTAAATCTTGATAAAGATGTTGCCAAAAGATTAAGAACGGGAATGAACGTAAAAGCAGAAGTTTCACTGAAATAA
- the lptC gene encoding LPS export ABC transporter periplasmic protein LptC: MKFFRNISYKKNIAYLFSCAIFFMVTSCEEDLTNNKGKNNKNFASQIINNANIIQRDSGFVTMRAKAPIIEKYELIDSPYTVARKGVNILFFDKKKPKVPGTIKAKYAKFYDYKQFYEARGDVRITTNENERFAMQTVFWDQRKKRIYTRDTVYVTMKDGSTLIGAHGMTAKDDFSEYVFYQNSGDFTTDKLSEKQK, translated from the coding sequence ATGAAGTTCTTCAGAAACATATCATATAAAAAAAATATAGCATACCTTTTTAGTTGTGCTATATTTTTTATGGTAACATCCTGTGAGGAAGACCTTACCAATAACAAAGGTAAAAACAATAAAAACTTTGCTTCACAGATTATCAATAACGCCAATATTATTCAGCGGGATTCCGGTTTTGTAACGATGCGGGCCAAAGCTCCCATTATTGAAAAATATGAGCTTATCGACAGTCCTTATACCGTGGCAAGAAAAGGAGTGAATATTCTTTTTTTCGATAAAAAAAAGCCAAAAGTACCCGGAACCATAAAAGCAAAATATGCAAAATTCTACGATTACAAGCAATTTTACGAAGCCAGAGGTGATGTAAGAATTACAACGAATGAAAATGAAAGGTTTGCCATGCAGACCGTTTTCTGGGATCAGCGAAAGAAAAGAATCTATACCCGTGATACGGTATATGTAACGATGAAAGACGGATCAACACTGATCGGGGCACACGGAATGACCGCTAAGGATGATTTTTCCGAATATGTTTTTTACCAGAATTCGGGAGATTTTACTACCGACAAACTATCTGAAAAACAAAAATAG
- a CDS encoding ATP-binding protein: MNWENIAGQENLKKLLRESIAENRVSHAQLFVGKEGYGTLPMALAYAKEILSSENEHAASKVEHLNHLDLHFSFPVFTDNRNSLSKNKFEEFREMIINSPYSSYDDWTAFLESENKQLFISADEVDDQNQKFSLKSFEGGTKILIVWRADKMNIAAANKFLKFLEEPPAKTVIILTAESTNDILPTILSRTQIVEVPRINDEDLEAYLKKNFNISQDKTGEIIHQAQGDLNAALKLMQSGNKSDEFEKLFIQWVRDAFMVKKKPEFLKSIILWAREIAGWNREKQKNFLNYCSEIFRLALLQNYQSEDLVYKKIDANGFNWLGFSKFISGANIESILEEISTADLHLTRNGNPKIVWTDLGIKLSRYIHKG, translated from the coding sequence ATGAATTGGGAGAACATTGCCGGACAGGAAAATCTGAAAAAACTTCTGAGAGAAAGTATTGCCGAAAACAGAGTGAGTCATGCCCAGCTTTTTGTAGGGAAAGAGGGGTACGGAACCTTGCCTATGGCTTTGGCATATGCAAAAGAAATTTTAAGCAGTGAAAATGAGCATGCTGCTTCAAAAGTAGAACATCTCAACCACCTTGATCTTCATTTCAGCTTTCCGGTTTTTACCGATAACAGAAATTCTTTAAGCAAAAACAAATTTGAAGAATTCCGGGAGATGATTATCAATTCTCCGTATTCGAGCTATGATGACTGGACTGCCTTTCTGGAATCAGAAAATAAGCAGCTTTTTATTTCTGCCGATGAAGTTGATGACCAAAACCAGAAATTTTCGTTAAAAAGTTTTGAAGGAGGAACCAAAATCCTCATCGTTTGGCGTGCCGATAAAATGAACATTGCAGCAGCCAACAAATTCCTGAAGTTTTTAGAAGAACCTCCTGCAAAAACCGTTATTATTCTTACCGCAGAAAGTACCAACGATATTCTTCCTACCATTCTTTCCAGAACCCAGATTGTGGAAGTTCCGAGAATCAACGATGAAGATCTCGAAGCATATCTGAAAAAGAATTTCAATATTTCTCAGGATAAAACAGGAGAGATTATCCATCAGGCACAAGGAGATCTTAATGCTGCTCTGAAGCTGATGCAATCGGGGAATAAAAGCGATGAATTTGAAAAGCTTTTTATTCAGTGGGTGAGGGACGCTTTTATGGTTAAGAAAAAACCGGAGTTCCTGAAAAGCATTATTTTGTGGGCAAGGGAAATTGCCGGCTGGAACCGGGAAAAGCAAAAAAACTTCCTCAATTACTGTTCAGAAATTTTCAGGCTTGCCCTGTTGCAGAATTACCAGTCGGAAGATCTGGTTTATAAAAAAATTGATGCCAATGGATTCAACTGGCTCGGGTTTTCAAAATTCATCAGCGGAGCCAATATCGAAAGCATTCTTGAAGAAATCAGTACTGCCGATCTCCATCTCACCAGAAACGGAAACCCGAAAATCGTGTGGACCGATCTGGGAATAAAATTATCACGCTATATTCATAAAGGTTAA
- a CDS encoding SRPBCC family protein, which yields MNLEGRKIIVNKSSKDLVEILKSPENYKDFMPDGLQKFETREDGFKFGLQGMPEIALKIDEVTSDKAVLKSASSSLDFSLTAALNPVNENQTEVQMLFEGKFNPFIKMMVEKPLQNFINTLTDKIEAYK from the coding sequence ATGAATTTAGAAGGACGAAAGATTATTGTGAATAAATCATCTAAAGACCTGGTAGAAATCCTGAAATCTCCTGAAAATTACAAAGATTTCATGCCGGATGGTTTACAGAAGTTTGAAACGAGAGAAGACGGATTTAAATTCGGGCTGCAGGGCATGCCGGAAATTGCTCTTAAAATAGATGAAGTCACCAGTGATAAAGCAGTCTTGAAATCGGCAAGCTCCAGTCTTGATTTTTCACTGACAGCAGCTTTGAATCCTGTTAATGAAAACCAGACAGAAGTACAGATGTTGTTTGAAGGAAAGTTTAATCCGTTTATTAAAATGATGGTGGAAAAACCTCTTCAGAACTTTATCAACACCCTTACCGATAAGATCGAAGCTTATAAATAA
- a CDS encoding NUDIX hydrolase has translation MYKVFVNEKKLLLSKQSENLEKTLGYENVTSLEIALDLLENTSVKELNVFGENIDEIWSEFQKLFRIIEAAGGIVSNPEGDILFIKRLGKWDLPKGKMEKGESREESAVREIEEETGLQNVELLSFINTTYHIYIERNGDKVLKCTHWFEMNFDGEDTSKPQIEEGITEVAWKNTLQIEEEVFPSTFKNIRLIIREFWNTKIK, from the coding sequence ATGTATAAAGTTTTTGTGAACGAAAAAAAATTACTGTTGTCTAAGCAATCTGAAAACTTAGAAAAAACGCTTGGATACGAAAACGTCACAAGCCTGGAGATCGCTCTTGATCTTCTTGAAAATACATCTGTAAAGGAATTAAACGTTTTCGGGGAAAATATCGATGAGATCTGGTCAGAATTTCAGAAACTTTTCAGGATAATAGAAGCTGCAGGCGGTATTGTGAGTAATCCTGAAGGAGATATCCTTTTTATCAAAAGACTTGGAAAATGGGATCTGCCGAAGGGAAAAATGGAAAAGGGAGAATCCCGTGAAGAATCTGCGGTAAGGGAAATTGAAGAAGAAACAGGATTGCAGAATGTGGAACTGCTAAGCTTCATCAACACTACTTATCATATTTATATTGAAAGAAACGGTGATAAAGTACTGAAATGCACGCATTGGTTTGAAATGAACTTTGATGGTGAAGATACTTCAAAACCTCAGATTGAAGAAGGCATTACTGAAGTTGCCTGGAAAAATACCCTCCAGATCGAAGAAGAAGTTTTCCCAAGCACATTTAAAAATATCAGACTTATTATCAGAGAATTTTGGAATACAAAGATTAAATAA
- the gldJ gene encoding gliding motility lipoprotein GldJ: MKKLKLFSLIALSSTLALTSCGGSNNGGGTKKFVSKTGWKPNEKQGWFFAGKQQKQKGWPGMVYVEGGTFTMGLVKDDVMHDWNNSPRRMQVSSFFIGETEITNYEYREYLTWLKYVFPPSDPSFKEIYNGALPDTLLWDNKLSRNDYNETYFRSPEFDYYPVVGVSWTQANRYCEWLSDRANEKALMQAGIIAKDLYINESNNQGGTAFNMDKFKSNDPEMQGYINEKRMQQKTGLKTTNQRLLAANRAPNAAMVTKFRLPTEVEWEYAALGMAKNREYNQYMGKTPQIEKLRGTKGRERGMFLENFKMGAGDYSGIAGWKNDGSAQTSDVRQFPSNDLGIYGMYGNVAEWTADVYRPIIDEDFSDFNYYRGNMPQAIVRNGDGTYKMVDENSIKYDTLADGRLVYKNLPGHFERETIADYRNYRDGDRMSSLDYRNASDSASTYDMYNSPKSRFIVDGNGRVVLQKDRKERTSGVSNDVRVVKGGSWQDTAYWLDPGQRRYKDQNKAYGWIGFRVAQDARANDKSRTRR, translated from the coding sequence ATGAAAAAACTAAAGTTGTTTTCATTAATAGCATTAAGTTCTACACTTGCATTAACCAGTTGCGGAGGATCTAATAATGGCGGCGGTACTAAAAAATTTGTCAGCAAAACAGGTTGGAAACCAAACGAGAAACAAGGTTGGTTTTTTGCAGGAAAGCAACAAAAACAAAAGGGTTGGCCGGGAATGGTATATGTAGAAGGTGGAACTTTTACAATGGGATTAGTGAAAGATGATGTTATGCACGATTGGAATAACTCACCGCGCAGAATGCAGGTAAGTTCCTTCTTTATCGGGGAAACTGAAATTACTAACTACGAATACCGCGAATACCTTACATGGTTGAAGTATGTATTCCCTCCAAGCGATCCAAGCTTTAAGGAAATCTACAACGGTGCTTTGCCGGATACCTTATTGTGGGACAACAAATTATCTAGAAATGATTACAACGAGACGTATTTCCGTTCTCCGGAGTTTGATTACTATCCTGTAGTGGGAGTATCTTGGACTCAGGCAAACAGATATTGTGAATGGTTGTCAGACAGAGCTAATGAAAAAGCTTTGATGCAGGCAGGTATTATCGCAAAAGATTTGTATATCAACGAATCTAATAACCAAGGCGGAACTGCATTCAATATGGATAAATTCAAATCGAATGATCCTGAAATGCAGGGCTATATCAACGAAAAAAGAATGCAGCAGAAAACAGGTTTGAAAACAACAAACCAAAGATTGCTTGCTGCCAACAGAGCTCCGAACGCTGCGATGGTAACAAAATTCAGACTTCCTACAGAAGTAGAATGGGAATATGCAGCTTTGGGAATGGCTAAAAACAGAGAGTATAACCAATACATGGGTAAAACACCTCAGATTGAAAAACTAAGAGGTACCAAAGGAAGAGAAAGAGGTATGTTCCTTGAAAACTTCAAAATGGGTGCTGGTGATTACTCCGGTATCGCAGGTTGGAAAAACGACGGCTCTGCACAGACTTCTGATGTTAGACAATTCCCTTCCAATGATTTAGGGATCTATGGTATGTACGGAAACGTTGCAGAATGGACAGCAGATGTATACAGACCAATTATTGACGAAGACTTCAGCGACTTCAACTATTACAGAGGAAATATGCCTCAGGCTATTGTAAGAAACGGAGACGGTACTTACAAGATGGTAGATGAAAACAGCATCAAGTATGATACTTTGGCAGACGGAAGATTGGTTTACAAAAACCTTCCGGGTCATTTTGAAAGAGAAACGATTGCTGATTACAGAAACTACAGAGATGGCGACAGAATGTCTTCTTTAGACTACAGAAATGCTTCTGATTCTGCTTCAACATACGATATGTACAACTCTCCTAAATCAAGATTTATTGTAGATGGGAACGGTAGAGTAGTATTACAGAAAGACAGAAAAGAAAGAACTTCTGGAGTTTCAAATGATGTCAGAGTTGTAAAAGGTGGTTCTTGGCAGGATACAGCATACTGGTTGGATCCGGGACAAAGAAGATATAAAGATCAAAACAAAGCATACGGATGGATTGGATTCCGTGTTGCTCAGGATGCAAGAGCAAACGATAAGAGTAGAACAAGAAGATAA
- a CDS encoding UDP-N-acetylmuramoyl-tripeptide--D-alanyl-D-alanine ligase has product MNTEQFYPLFLKAAHVVIDSRKIEKNDIFFAFSGENFNAATLAEEAVNKGALAVIVERQDYENPEKNIFYVPSTLEFLQELARYHRKKLQIPVIGLTGSNGKTTTKEIIHAVLSEKFNVQYTRGNLNNHIGVPLTILSIKPEHKMAVVEMGANHQKEIDFLCTISMPDFGYITNFGKAHLEGFGGVEGVIKGKSELYDYLKNNCKTILVNDNDPIQVEKTKEYSGKITFGNAESDYQFELVSEQNFVGLIYKNQKAVSKLTGEYNFTNLCAAASLGLYFGIDFDKVIHAIENYTPTNMRSQVVEKGNKTLVLDTYNANPSSMAASLKNFITFEGSKTIIIGDMLELGDESEREHLAILKLAQDLGFDEIITVGKIFRTVNHSPLSFEETSSLTEYLKKNIITSKNILLKGSRGIALEKAIEFI; this is encoded by the coding sequence ATGAATACAGAACAGTTTTATCCTTTGTTTTTAAAAGCTGCACATGTTGTAATCGACAGCAGAAAAATTGAAAAAAATGATATTTTCTTTGCCTTTTCGGGAGAAAATTTCAATGCAGCCACATTAGCCGAAGAGGCCGTCAACAAAGGGGCATTGGCTGTTATTGTAGAGCGGCAGGATTACGAAAACCCTGAAAAGAATATCTTTTATGTTCCTTCAACCTTAGAGTTTTTACAGGAGCTTGCAAGATACCATAGAAAAAAACTTCAGATTCCTGTAATCGGGTTAACGGGAAGCAATGGGAAGACCACAACAAAAGAAATTATCCATGCCGTACTTTCCGAAAAATTCAACGTGCAGTATACCCGTGGAAATTTAAACAATCATATTGGCGTTCCTTTAACCATTCTTTCAATTAAACCTGAGCATAAAATGGCGGTAGTAGAAATGGGAGCCAATCATCAGAAAGAGATTGATTTTTTATGTACAATCTCAATGCCTGATTTCGGGTATATTACCAATTTCGGGAAGGCACATCTGGAAGGATTCGGAGGAGTTGAGGGTGTAATTAAAGGGAAATCTGAACTATACGACTATCTTAAAAATAACTGCAAAACAATTCTTGTGAATGATAATGATCCCATCCAGGTTGAGAAAACAAAAGAGTATTCAGGAAAAATTACATTCGGAAATGCAGAATCGGATTATCAGTTTGAATTGGTTTCAGAACAGAATTTTGTAGGTTTAATATATAAAAACCAAAAAGCTGTTTCAAAACTTACGGGGGAATATAATTTTACCAATTTATGTGCAGCGGCAAGTCTGGGGCTTTATTTTGGAATTGACTTTGATAAAGTCATTCATGCTATTGAAAATTATACTCCTACCAATATGCGTTCTCAGGTTGTTGAAAAAGGAAATAAAACTCTGGTTTTAGATACTTATAATGCTAATCCGAGTTCGATGGCTGCTTCCCTTAAAAACTTTATTACTTTCGAAGGCTCAAAAACAATCATCATAGGGGATATGCTTGAGCTGGGAGACGAAAGTGAAAGAGAACATCTGGCAATTTTGAAACTTGCCCAGGATCTGGGATTTGATGAAATCATCACGGTAGGCAAAATTTTCAGAACGGTCAATCATTCGCCATTAAGTTTTGAAGAAACATCATCTTTAACGGAATACCTGAAAAAGAATATAATTACCTCGAAAAATATTTTACTGAAAGGCTCAAGAGGTATCGCTCTGGAAAAAGCAATAGAGTTTATTTAA
- a CDS encoding anhydro-N-acetylmuramic acid kinase → MTFHAIGLMSGTSLDGLDICFVKFEKVHSWSFEIIKAETVSYSENLYNDLKHAIDLSAEKLLELNSAYGFFLGKTVKSFIEKHGLKNIDLIASHGHTVYHQPQKKFTLQIGDGRAIRLETGIPVVYDFRSQDVLMGGNGAPLVPIGDKLLFSEYHACLNLGGFSNISLQSEGRRIAFDIAPVNIVLNKLAQYLGKDFDENGDLAKKGTIHASLLSSLNSLEFYHQPHPKSLGIEWCNENIFPLFENVDHIDAIATFTEHTAHQIAKVINKNHLKNVLFTGGGTYNHYLIEKIRDKTQAEIIIPEKEIIDYKEALIFALMGILRLNNEINVLASATGSPNDHSSGIIA, encoded by the coding sequence ATGACTTTCCATGCGATAGGACTGATGTCCGGAACGAGTTTAGATGGTCTGGATATTTGTTTTGTAAAATTTGAAAAAGTTCATTCATGGAGTTTCGAAATTATAAAAGCTGAAACGGTTTCTTATTCTGAAAATCTTTACAATGACTTAAAGCATGCGATAGATCTTTCCGCAGAAAAACTGCTGGAATTGAACTCTGCATACGGATTTTTTTTAGGAAAAACCGTAAAAAGCTTTATTGAAAAGCATGGGCTTAAAAACATAGATCTTATCGCTTCTCACGGCCACACGGTTTACCATCAGCCTCAAAAAAAATTTACCCTTCAGATCGGTGACGGCCGTGCTATCAGGCTGGAAACAGGTATTCCTGTTGTTTATGATTTCCGGAGCCAGGATGTTTTAATGGGTGGTAACGGAGCTCCATTGGTGCCAATTGGTGACAAACTTCTTTTTTCTGAATATCATGCATGCCTTAATCTCGGAGGTTTTTCCAATATTTCATTACAGTCTGAAGGCAGGAGAATTGCTTTTGATATTGCCCCAGTAAATATTGTTCTCAATAAACTGGCTCAATATTTAGGTAAAGATTTTGATGAAAACGGAGATTTGGCAAAAAAAGGAACTATTCATGCAAGCCTTCTTTCATCATTAAATTCATTAGAATTTTACCATCAGCCCCATCCTAAATCTTTAGGAATTGAATGGTGTAATGAAAATATATTTCCATTATTTGAAAACGTGGACCATATTGATGCTATAGCGACATTTACCGAACATACTGCTCACCAGATTGCAAAGGTGATTAATAAAAATCATCTTAAAAATGTCCTTTTTACAGGCGGTGGAACGTACAATCACTATTTAATTGAAAAAATCCGGGATAAAACACAGGCTGAAATTATCATTCCTGAAAAAGAAATTATCGATTATAAAGAAGCCCTGATTTTTGCTTTGATGGGAATTTTAAGGTTGAATAATGAAATTAACGTACTTGCTTCCGCAACGGGAAGCCCGAATGATCACAGTTCCGGAATTATTGCATAA